From a region of the Streptomyces tirandamycinicus genome:
- a CDS encoding FAD-binding and (Fe-S)-binding domain-containing protein: MADRTVADRRELERALRAEVRGEVDFSPGARALTTMDASNYRRVPDGVVAPHDAADVAAALAVCRAHGVPVVPRGAGTSIAGQATGTGVVLDFTRRMRSVVSVDPAARTAVVQPGAVLDRLRDEAGRYGLTFGPDPSTHSRCTLGGMIGNNSCGSHSVAWGTTADNVHELSVVTYGGEALRLGKGWGPPGTGAAPGGAPGAAPGEGPGLTAAPIGTGAAPGGASGPTAVPNGLRELVADHLALLRTGFPGGLPRRISGYALDALLPENGTDVARAFCGSEGTLAVLTEATVRLVESPPARALALLGYADESAAAEAAAGLLPYRPLTVEGMADDLVPDAAGRGLPRGGAWLFVETGGATAAEARARAEEIVRGADALDGTVVTDPAGRRALWRVREDAAGTATRIPDGGGTPPGHAGRAPTRAAGSGGEAWPGWEDCAVPPARLGAYLRDFRALLAQHGLRGTPYGHFGDGCIHVRIDFDLLSGEGVRRFRAFSEDVAGLVVAHGGSLSGEHGDGLARAELLPRMYGDELVALFARFKDLWDPAGGLNPGVLARPARLDENLRFAVLPKRPVDVAFGYPHDGGDFSAAVRRCVGVAKCRVDGPAPGPEVMCPSYRATGEERHSTRGRARLLHEMLAGEVVTGGWRSREVHEALDLCLSCKGCRSDCPVGVDMATYKAEFLHHHYAGRPRPAAHYTMGWLPRWLRVAAPFAGALNAAARVGPLASLAKRLAGIAPERRIPRLATRTFTAWWRRNGSPGAPLVLWPDTFTEHLSPSVGRAAVRVLESAGLGVSLPPGRVCCGLTYVSTGQLDRARAVMRRTLDVMEPVLERGSPVVVLEPSCAAALRTDLPELLSGDPRARRLADSVTTFAAALEEHAPGWRPPRLDRPVAGQTHCHQHAVLGDAAERRLRQRAGLTGELSGGCCGLAGNFGFERGHYEVSVACAEDRLLPSVRAAAPGTVLLADGFSCRTQLDQLAGRRGRHLAEVLAEALAQGPAEGPAEGPAGEAQEGRDGGGAGPADGA; this comes from the coding sequence ATGGCTGATCGCACGGTGGCGGATCGCAGGGAGCTGGAACGGGCGCTGCGGGCGGAGGTCCGCGGCGAGGTGGACTTCTCGCCGGGGGCGCGTGCCCTGACGACGATGGACGCCTCCAACTACCGCCGGGTGCCGGACGGCGTGGTCGCGCCGCACGACGCCGCGGACGTGGCGGCGGCGCTCGCCGTCTGCCGCGCCCACGGGGTCCCGGTGGTGCCCCGGGGAGCCGGCACGTCGATCGCCGGGCAGGCGACGGGAACCGGCGTCGTGCTGGACTTCACCCGCCGTATGCGGTCCGTGGTCTCCGTCGACCCGGCGGCCCGTACGGCGGTGGTCCAGCCCGGCGCGGTACTGGACCGGCTGCGGGACGAGGCGGGCCGGTACGGGCTGACCTTCGGGCCCGACCCGTCCACGCACAGCCGCTGCACGCTCGGCGGCATGATCGGCAACAACTCGTGCGGCTCCCACTCGGTGGCGTGGGGGACGACCGCGGACAACGTCCACGAGCTGTCCGTGGTGACGTACGGGGGAGAGGCGCTGCGGCTGGGGAAGGGCTGGGGGCCGCCCGGCACCGGCGCGGCCCCGGGTGGAGCACCCGGTGCCGCCCCCGGCGAAGGCCCCGGGCTCACCGCCGCTCCGATCGGCACCGGCGCGGCCCCCGGTGGAGCCAGCGGGCCCACCGCCGTTCCGAACGGCCTGCGCGAGCTCGTGGCGGACCATCTGGCGCTGCTGCGCACCGGGTTCCCCGGCGGGCTGCCGCGCCGGATCTCCGGCTACGCGCTGGACGCGCTGCTGCCCGAGAACGGCACCGACGTCGCCCGCGCCTTCTGCGGCAGCGAGGGCACCCTGGCGGTGCTGACCGAGGCGACCGTACGGCTGGTGGAGTCGCCGCCCGCGCGGGCGCTGGCCCTGCTCGGGTACGCGGACGAGAGCGCGGCCGCCGAGGCCGCCGCCGGACTGCTGCCGTACCGGCCGCTCACGGTCGAGGGCATGGCGGACGATCTCGTCCCGGACGCCGCGGGCCGGGGGCTGCCGAGGGGCGGCGCGTGGCTGTTCGTCGAGACGGGCGGGGCGACGGCCGCCGAGGCGCGGGCCCGCGCGGAGGAGATCGTGCGGGGAGCCGACGCCCTCGACGGGACCGTCGTCACCGACCCGGCGGGCCGGCGCGCGCTGTGGCGGGTCCGGGAGGACGCCGCCGGCACCGCGACCCGGATCCCGGACGGTGGGGGCACTCCCCCCGGCCACGCCGGGCGCGCGCCCACCCGGGCCGCAGGCTCGGGGGGAGAGGCCTGGCCCGGCTGGGAGGACTGCGCGGTGCCCCCGGCCCGGCTGGGCGCCTACCTGCGGGACTTCCGCGCGCTGCTCGCCCAGCACGGGCTGCGCGGGACTCCGTACGGGCACTTCGGCGACGGCTGCATCCACGTCCGTATCGACTTCGACCTGCTGAGCGGGGAGGGAGTGCGGCGCTTCCGCGCGTTCTCCGAGGACGTGGCCGGACTGGTCGTGGCGCACGGCGGTTCGCTGTCGGGCGAGCACGGCGACGGACTGGCGCGCGCGGAGCTGCTGCCGAGGATGTACGGGGACGAACTGGTGGCGCTGTTCGCCCGGTTCAAGGACCTGTGGGACCCCGCCGGCGGGCTCAACCCCGGCGTACTGGCCCGGCCCGCGCGCCTCGACGAGAACCTGCGCTTCGCGGTCCTGCCGAAGCGGCCGGTGGACGTGGCCTTCGGGTACCCGCACGACGGCGGGGACTTCTCGGCCGCCGTGCGGCGGTGCGTCGGCGTCGCCAAGTGCCGGGTGGACGGGCCCGCGCCGGGGCCGGAGGTGATGTGCCCGTCGTACCGCGCGACCGGCGAGGAGCGCCACTCCACCCGCGGCCGCGCCCGGCTGCTGCACGAGATGCTCGCGGGCGAGGTGGTCACCGGCGGCTGGCGCTCCCGGGAGGTGCACGAGGCCCTCGACCTGTGCCTGTCCTGCAAGGGCTGCCGCAGCGACTGCCCGGTCGGCGTCGACATGGCCACCTACAAGGCGGAGTTCCTGCACCACCACTACGCGGGACGGCCGCGGCCCGCGGCGCACTACACCATGGGGTGGCTGCCGCGCTGGCTGCGCGTGGCCGCGCCGTTCGCCGGGGCGCTGAACGCGGCCGCGCGGGTGGGGCCCCTCGCGTCGCTCGCGAAACGGCTCGCCGGCATCGCCCCCGAGCGCCGGATCCCCCGGCTGGCCACGCGGACCTTCACCGCCTGGTGGCGGCGCAACGGCAGCCCCGGCGCACCGCTCGTGCTGTGGCCCGACACCTTCACGGAGCACCTCTCCCCGTCGGTCGGCCGCGCCGCCGTCCGGGTCCTGGAGTCGGCGGGCCTGGGCGTCTCGCTGCCCCCGGGCCGGGTCTGCTGCGGTCTGACGTACGTCTCCACCGGCCAGCTGGACCGCGCCCGCGCCGTGATGCGCCGCACCCTGGACGTGATGGAACCCGTCCTGGAGCGCGGTTCTCCCGTCGTCGTACTCGAACCGAGCTGCGCGGCGGCGCTGCGCACCGACCTCCCGGAACTCCTGTCCGGCGACCCGCGGGCACGCCGGCTGGCGGATTCCGTGACCACCTTCGCCGCCGCCCTGGAGGAGCACGCCCCCGGGTGGCGCCCGCCCCGGCTGGACCGCCCGGTCGCCGGGCAGACCCACTGCCACCAGCACGCGGTCCTGGGCGACGCCGCGGAGCGCCGGCTGCGCCAACGGGCCGGGCTCACCGGTGAGCTGAGCGGCGGCTGCTGCGGCCTCGCGGGCAACTTCGGCTTCGAGCGCGGCCACTACGAGGTGTCGGTGGCCTGCGCCGAGGACCGGCTGCTGCCCTCGGTACGCGCCGCGGCCCCCGGCACCGTCCTCCTGGCCGACGGCTTCTCCTGCCGCACCCAACTGGACCAGCTCGCGGGCCGGCGGGGACGGCACCTGGCGGAGGTGCTGGCGGAGGCACTGGCGCAGGGGCCGGCGGAGGGACCGGCGGAGGGACCGGCGGGGGAGGCCCAGGAGGGGAGGGACGGCGGCGGCGCGGGGCCCGCCGACGGAGCGTGA
- a CDS encoding aldo/keto reductase: MEYTQLGRTGLKVSRIVLGTMNFGPQTDESTSHGIMDAALDAGLNFVDTANVYGWGENKGRTEEIIGSWFAKSGERRDKTVLATKVYGGMAGDGKPWPNHDRLSALNIKRAVEASLRRLQTDYIDLYQFHHIDRRTPFEEIWQAIDVLIKEGKILYAGSSNFPGYKIAQANETAARRDMVGLVSEQCLYNLAERRAEMEVVPAAREYGLGVIPWSPLHGGLLGGVLKKEAEGKRRRDGRSASALENTKVREQVQAYEDLLDKHGLEPGEVALAWLLTRPGITGPIVGPRTREQLDSALRAVELDLPDELLASLDEIFPGPGPSPEAFAW, translated from the coding sequence ATGGAGTACACGCAGCTGGGACGTACCGGACTCAAGGTCAGCCGTATCGTGCTCGGCACGATGAACTTCGGTCCGCAGACGGACGAGAGCACGAGCCACGGCATCATGGACGCGGCGCTCGACGCGGGTCTGAACTTCGTCGACACGGCCAACGTCTACGGGTGGGGCGAGAACAAGGGCCGCACCGAGGAGATCATCGGGAGCTGGTTCGCCAAGAGCGGTGAGCGCCGCGACAAGACCGTCCTCGCCACCAAGGTCTACGGCGGGATGGCCGGCGACGGCAAGCCCTGGCCCAACCACGACCGGCTCTCCGCGCTCAACATCAAGCGCGCCGTGGAGGCCTCGCTGAGGCGTCTGCAGACGGACTACATCGACCTCTACCAGTTCCACCACATCGACCGCCGGACCCCGTTCGAGGAGATCTGGCAGGCGATCGACGTACTGATCAAGGAAGGCAAGATCCTTTACGCCGGGTCCTCCAACTTCCCCGGCTACAAGATCGCGCAGGCGAACGAGACGGCCGCACGGAGGGACATGGTCGGCCTGGTCAGCGAGCAGTGCCTGTACAACCTGGCCGAGCGCCGCGCCGAGATGGAGGTGGTTCCGGCCGCACGGGAGTACGGCCTCGGCGTCATCCCGTGGTCCCCGCTGCACGGCGGACTGCTCGGCGGGGTGCTCAAGAAGGAGGCGGAGGGCAAACGCCGCAGGGACGGCCGCAGCGCGAGCGCCCTGGAGAACACGAAGGTGCGCGAGCAGGTCCAGGCGTACGAGGACCTGCTGGACAAGCACGGCCTGGAGCCCGGAGAGGTGGCCCTGGCGTGGCTGCTGACCCGGCCCGGCATCACCGGCCCGATCGTCGGCCCGCGCACGCGAGAGCAGTTGGACTCGGCGCTGCGCGCGGTGGAACTGGATCTCCCGGACGAGCTGCTCGCGTCACTGGACGAGATCTTCCCGGGGCCGGGCCCGTCGCCGGAGGCCTTCGCCTGGTGA
- a CDS encoding Uma2 family endonuclease, which yields MMTVVETDRIEMAESDNERTLDEMFEALERMPVPEGYKVEIVEGTVFMSPQRDAHWDIIADIYDQLRAQHPRKRIKSDVRIDYPGHLNGFATDLTLLRGDAEKNAKGLWCHEDVVFVVEVVSRSTGANDYGPKKRAYATAEVPVYLIADPYVGRCHVYTQPKGGDYLVETTVAFGADVDLTGTPVALTLATGEFPRG from the coding sequence ATGATGACCGTCGTGGAGACCGACAGGATCGAGATGGCTGAGAGCGACAACGAGCGCACGCTGGACGAGATGTTCGAGGCGCTCGAGCGGATGCCCGTCCCCGAGGGGTACAAGGTCGAGATCGTCGAGGGGACCGTATTCATGTCGCCGCAGCGGGACGCGCATTGGGACATCATCGCGGACATCTACGACCAGTTGCGCGCGCAGCACCCCAGGAAAAGGATCAAGTCGGACGTTCGCATCGACTACCCCGGCCACTTGAACGGGTTCGCCACCGACCTGACCCTTCTCAGGGGGGACGCCGAGAAGAACGCCAAAGGGCTGTGGTGCCATGAGGACGTGGTCTTCGTGGTCGAAGTCGTCTCGAGGAGCACCGGCGCCAACGACTACGGCCCCAAGAAGCGGGCCTACGCGACCGCCGAGGTGCCGGTCTACCTGATCGCCGACCCCTACGTCGGCCGTTGCCACGTGTACACCCAGCCCAAGGGAGGCGACTACCTCGTCGAGACGACCGTCGCCTTCGGCGCGGACGTCGACCTCACCGGTACGCCCGTCGCTCTCACCCTCGCGACCGGCGAGTTCCCCCGCGGCTGA
- a CDS encoding 4a-hydroxytetrahydrobiopterin dehydratase, translated as MTYADSTTERIRPQRFHETVGLEDWRVVGEGACAYFRTGSFAAGARLVQAISDIPGAGDDHPDVDVRPEGVIVRLITVTDDYYGLTERHIELARRISATARALDISADPSAVQTVQVTVDALNGSGVVGSGVPCSATGTARTATRT; from the coding sequence ATGACGTACGCGGACAGCACGACCGAGCGCATCAGGCCACAGCGGTTCCACGAGACCGTGGGACTGGAGGACTGGCGCGTCGTGGGCGAGGGGGCGTGCGCGTACTTCCGTACCGGGTCGTTCGCGGCCGGCGCCCGGCTCGTGCAGGCGATCAGCGATATTCCGGGCGCCGGGGACGACCACCCGGACGTCGACGTGAGGCCGGAGGGCGTGATCGTACGGCTCATCACGGTCACGGACGACTACTACGGGCTGACCGAACGACACATCGAGCTGGCGCGGCGGATATCGGCGACGGCCCGCGCGCTGGACATATCGGCTGACCCGTCCGCCGTGCAGACCGTCCAGGTCACCGTCGACGCACTCAACGGCTCCGGCGTGGTGGGTTCTGGCGTGCCCTGCTCGGCTACCGGGACCGCGCGAACAGCGACGAGGACCTGA
- a CDS encoding DUF4360 domain-containing protein, with protein sequence MPRALRASAALTAVLASTLVAGNAGSANAAIVAPPDKIVIEIATVNGSGCKPGTAAVAVSPDNTAFTVTYSEYLARVGGGASPIDFRKNCQLNLIVHVPQGFTYAVASADYRGYASLQRGATAMQKASYYFQGSPDTAAREHPYNGPYDDNWQATDTTEWGQLVWAPCGVKRNFNINTELRVSAGTSDPSKTSFMTMDSTDGEINTIYRLAWKECPA encoded by the coding sequence ATGCCCCGTGCCTTACGCGCAAGCGCCGCCCTCACCGCGGTCCTCGCCTCCACGCTCGTCGCCGGGAACGCCGGCAGCGCCAACGCGGCCATCGTCGCACCACCCGACAAGATCGTCATCGAGATCGCCACGGTGAACGGCTCGGGCTGCAAGCCCGGGACCGCGGCGGTGGCGGTCTCCCCGGACAACACCGCGTTCACCGTCACCTACAGCGAGTACCTCGCCCGGGTCGGCGGAGGGGCCTCGCCCATCGACTTCCGCAAGAACTGCCAGCTGAACCTGATCGTGCACGTCCCGCAGGGCTTCACCTACGCCGTCGCCAGCGCGGACTACCGCGGCTACGCCAGTCTGCAGCGCGGCGCCACGGCCATGCAGAAGGCCTCCTACTACTTCCAGGGCTCTCCCGACACGGCCGCCAGGGAGCACCCCTACAACGGCCCGTACGACGACAACTGGCAGGCCACCGACACGACCGAGTGGGGGCAACTGGTCTGGGCCCCCTGCGGCGTGAAGCGGAACTTCAACATCAACACCGAACTCCGGGTGAGCGCGGGGACGTCCGACCCGTCGAAGACCAGCTTCATGACGATGGACTCCACCGACGGTGAGATCAACACCATCTACCGGCTCGCCTGGAAGGAGTGCCCGGCGTAG
- the serC gene encoding phosphoserine transaminase, protein MADIQIPADIKPGDGRFGAGPSKVRTEALDALAATGASLLGTSHRQAPVKNLVGSVRQGIRELFSLPEGYEVILGNGGSTAFWDIATHGLIDDKSQHLSFGEFSSKFAKAAKLAPWLAEPTVISSDPGTHPQPRAEAGVDVYAFTHNETSTGVAAPIKRVEGADEGALVLVDATSGAGGLPVDIAETDVYYFAPQKSFASDGGLWIGVFSPAALERAARVHGSGRHVPEFFSLPTAIDNSLKNQTYNTPALATLFLLDQQLKWFNGQGGLDWAVRRTAASAGNLYGWAEESKYATPFVADPAQRSQVIGTIDFSDDIDAAAVAKVLRANGIVDTEPYRKLGRNQLRIAMFPAVDPADVQALTACVDYVIEKL, encoded by the coding sequence GTGGCCGATATCCAGATTCCCGCTGACATCAAGCCCGGCGACGGTCGTTTCGGCGCCGGACCCTCCAAGGTGCGCACGGAGGCGCTTGACGCCCTGGCCGCCACCGGTGCGTCCCTGCTCGGCACCTCCCACCGCCAGGCCCCGGTCAAGAACCTGGTCGGTTCGGTGCGCCAGGGCATCCGCGAGCTGTTCTCCCTCCCCGAGGGCTACGAGGTGATCCTGGGCAACGGCGGCTCGACCGCGTTCTGGGACATCGCGACCCACGGGCTCATCGACGACAAGTCGCAGCACCTGTCCTTCGGCGAGTTCTCGTCCAAGTTCGCCAAGGCGGCGAAGCTGGCGCCGTGGCTGGCCGAGCCGACCGTGATCTCCTCCGACCCCGGCACGCACCCGCAGCCGCGGGCCGAGGCGGGTGTCGACGTGTACGCGTTCACCCACAACGAGACCTCCACCGGTGTCGCCGCCCCGATCAAGCGCGTCGAAGGTGCCGACGAGGGCGCGCTCGTCCTCGTGGACGCCACCTCCGGCGCCGGCGGCCTTCCGGTCGACATCGCCGAGACCGACGTCTACTACTTCGCGCCGCAGAAGTCGTTCGCCTCGGACGGCGGCCTGTGGATCGGGGTGTTCTCGCCCGCCGCGCTGGAGCGCGCCGCCCGTGTCCACGGCTCCGGCCGGCATGTGCCGGAGTTCTTCAGCCTGCCGACGGCGATCGACAACTCGCTGAAGAACCAGACGTACAACACCCCGGCGCTGGCGACCCTGTTCCTGCTCGACCAGCAGCTGAAGTGGTTCAACGGCCAGGGCGGGCTGGACTGGGCGGTCCGGCGTACCGCGGCGTCCGCGGGCAACCTGTACGGCTGGGCGGAGGAGTCGAAGTACGCCACGCCGTTCGTCGCGGACCCGGCGCAGCGCTCTCAGGTCATCGGCACGATCGACTTCTCGGACGACATCGACGCCGCGGCGGTCGCGAAGGTGCTGCGGGCCAACGGGATCGTGGACACCGAGCCGTACCGCAAGCTGGGCCGCAACCAGCTGCGGATCGCGATGTTCCCGGCGGTCGACCCGGCCGACGTGCAGGCGCTGACGGCCTGTGTGGACTACGTGATCGAGAAGCTGTGA
- a CDS encoding MFS transporter, whose protein sequence is MSSGPGADSAPAPKPHDDDHTSGTAPQDGPAGQGTFSSLRIRNYRLFFTGAIVSNTGTWMARITQDWLVLSLTGSAAAVGITTALQFLPMLLFGLYGGVIADRCPKRLLLLFSQGALGLCGLTLAVLTLSGEVRVWHVYLVAFLLGMVTVVDNPTRQSFVSEMVGPGQLRNAVSLNSANFQSARLVGPAVAGVLITAVGSGWAFLLNGLSFLAPITGLLLMRPAELHRTERVPRGKGQLREGLKYVAGRPELLWPIVLVGFIGTFAFNFPIWLTAFADKVFHAGAGTYGLLNTLMAAGSLAGALLAARRGSSRLRMLLGAAALLGVLEIAAAVSPSFWLFAALLVAIGMVGLTVNVTANSSVQMATDPAMRGRVMSLYMMVFVGGTPLGAPIVGWLTDHYGVRVGMATAGAVAVIAAVAIGLILVRVGGMRLKLDLRRGHRHVRMVPRERLTAAA, encoded by the coding sequence TTGAGTTCGGGACCCGGAGCAGACTCCGCACCCGCACCGAAGCCCCACGACGACGACCACACGAGCGGCACGGCCCCGCAGGACGGACCCGCGGGCCAGGGGACGTTCTCCTCGCTCAGGATCCGCAACTACCGGCTGTTCTTCACCGGAGCGATCGTCTCCAACACGGGCACCTGGATGGCGCGGATCACCCAGGACTGGCTCGTCCTCAGCCTCACCGGCTCGGCCGCCGCCGTCGGCATCACCACGGCCCTGCAGTTCCTGCCGATGCTGCTCTTCGGCCTGTACGGCGGAGTGATCGCCGACCGCTGCCCCAAGCGCCTGCTGCTGCTCTTCAGCCAGGGCGCGCTCGGCCTGTGCGGGCTCACGCTCGCCGTGCTCACGCTCTCCGGCGAGGTCCGGGTGTGGCACGTCTACCTGGTCGCCTTCCTGCTCGGCATGGTCACGGTCGTCGACAACCCGACCCGCCAGTCCTTCGTCTCCGAGATGGTCGGACCGGGGCAACTGCGCAACGCCGTCAGCCTCAACTCCGCGAACTTCCAGTCCGCACGGCTGGTCGGGCCCGCGGTCGCGGGTGTGCTGATCACCGCCGTGGGCAGCGGCTGGGCCTTCCTGCTGAACGGCCTGTCGTTCCTCGCGCCGATCACCGGCCTGCTGCTGATGCGCCCGGCCGAACTGCACCGGACCGAACGGGTGCCGCGCGGCAAGGGGCAGTTGAGGGAGGGCCTGAAGTACGTCGCGGGCCGGCCCGAGCTGCTCTGGCCGATCGTGCTCGTCGGCTTCATCGGCACGTTCGCCTTCAACTTCCCGATCTGGCTGACGGCCTTCGCGGACAAGGTCTTCCACGCCGGTGCCGGTACGTACGGCCTGCTCAACACGCTGATGGCGGCCGGCTCCCTGGCCGGGGCCCTGCTCGCGGCCCGCCGCGGCTCCTCGCGGCTGCGGATGCTCCTCGGCGCGGCCGCGCTGCTCGGGGTGCTGGAGATCGCCGCCGCGGTCTCGCCGTCCTTCTGGCTCTTCGCGGCGCTGCTCGTCGCCATCGGCATGGTCGGCCTGACGGTGAACGTCACGGCGAACTCGTCGGTCCAGATGGCGACGGACCCGGCGATGCGAGGCCGGGTCATGAGCCTCTACATGATGGTCTTCGTCGGCGGTACGCCGCTGGGTGCCCCGATCGTCGGCTGGCTCACCGACCACTACGGCGTACGGGTGGGCATGGCCACGGCCGGCGCGGTCGCGGTGATCGCGGCGGTCGCGATCGGCCTGATCCTGGTCAGGGTCGGCGGCATGCGCCTGAAGCTGGACCTCCGCCGCGGTCATCGGCATGTACGGATGGTTCCGCGGGAGCGACTGACGGCGGCGGCCTAG
- a CDS encoding GDSL-type esterase/lipase family protein translates to MRFMFVGDSMTIGRAGDYTWRYRMWQHLNRSFGGPYKIVGPRAELYDTTADAPVSTDYARPDFPANARRHLAGWGEGWLHMAPLIGETVTATRADVLLVSLGLIDLGFYTDSTQTAANARRFITAAREANPHVRAVLLPVVPNVRALADAPFAAECDRFNELLAKTVADLDTAASPLLLASAPYAYDIHTDTYDGTHPGPSGEHKLAAAFADAMHQAWGMGEPYERAAD, encoded by the coding sequence ATGCGTTTCATGTTCGTCGGTGACTCCATGACCATCGGACGCGCCGGCGACTACACCTGGCGCTACCGGATGTGGCAGCACCTGAACCGCTCCTTCGGCGGCCCGTACAAGATCGTCGGCCCCCGCGCCGAGCTGTACGACACCACCGCCGACGCGCCCGTCTCCACCGACTACGCCCGCCCGGACTTCCCGGCGAACGCCCGCCGCCACCTGGCGGGCTGGGGCGAGGGCTGGCTGCACATGGCGCCGCTGATCGGCGAGACCGTGACCGCGACGAGGGCCGACGTGCTCCTCGTGTCGCTGGGGCTGATAGACCTCGGCTTCTACACGGACAGCACGCAGACCGCCGCGAACGCCAGGCGGTTCATCACCGCGGCCCGCGAGGCCAATCCGCACGTCCGGGCCGTGCTGCTGCCGGTCGTCCCCAACGTCCGCGCCCTGGCGGACGCCCCGTTCGCCGCCGAGTGCGACCGCTTCAACGAACTGCTCGCCAAGACGGTCGCGGACCTGGACACGGCCGCGTCACCGCTGCTGCTGGCCTCGGCGCCGTACGCGTACGACATCCACACCGACACCTACGACGGCACCCACCCGGGCCCCTCCGGGGAGCACAAACTCGCGGCCGCCTTCGCCGACGCGATGCACCAGGCCTGGGGGATGGGCGAGCCGTACGAGCGGGCGGCGGACTGA
- a CDS encoding VOC family protein, translating to MLGYRDRANSDEDLIDPHRRGAPFYFQRMDAPRPQRNRVHVDVWVPYDQAEARIAAALEAGGRLVNDADAPSNWVLADPEGNEACVGVAGPPGPAAHRP from the coding sequence CTGCTCGGCTACCGGGACCGCGCGAACAGCGACGAGGACCTGATCGACCCGCACCGTCGCGGGGCACCGTTCTACTTCCAGCGGATGGACGCACCGCGCCCGCAGCGCAACCGGGTCCACGTCGACGTGTGGGTGCCGTACGACCAGGCCGAGGCCCGGATAGCCGCGGCACTCGAGGCCGGCGGACGCCTGGTGAACGACGCCGACGCGCCGTCGAACTGGGTGCTGGCCGACCCCGAGGGCAACGAGGCGTGTGTCGGCGTGGCCGGCCCGCCCGGGCCGGCCGCCCATCGCCCGTAA
- the thpR gene encoding RNA 2',3'-cyclic phosphodiesterase, with protein sequence MRLFAAVVPPEEALRELGRAVDRLHGLPGADGLRWTGRPGWHFTLAFMGEVDEALLPELDERLGRAARRSEEFRLRLHGGGHFGRRTLWVGAAGGLDAMRMLAERADAAARRAGVAMEEHRRYHAHLTLARSRTDTDLRPYVDALAPFEGRPWTVSRLLLIRSNLPGGGRPGERPRYEEAGAWRLGAVG encoded by the coding sequence ATGAGACTCTTCGCCGCAGTGGTACCGCCCGAAGAGGCGCTGCGGGAGCTCGGGCGGGCCGTGGACCGGCTGCACGGGCTGCCGGGGGCCGACGGACTGCGCTGGACCGGGAGGCCGGGATGGCACTTCACCCTCGCGTTCATGGGGGAGGTCGACGAGGCGCTGCTGCCCGAGCTCGATGAACGGCTCGGGCGGGCCGCTCGGCGCAGTGAGGAGTTCCGGCTGCGGCTGCACGGCGGCGGGCACTTCGGCCGGCGGACGCTGTGGGTGGGCGCGGCAGGCGGACTCGACGCGATGCGCATGCTCGCCGAACGCGCGGATGCGGCGGCGCGGCGGGCCGGCGTCGCCATGGAGGAGCACCGTCGCTACCACGCCCACCTGACCCTGGCACGCAGCCGAACCGACACGGACCTGCGCCCGTACGTCGACGCTCTAGCCCCCTTCGAGGGCCGGCCGTGGACCGTGTCCCGGCTGCTGCTGATCCGCAGCAATCTGCCCGGCGGGGGACGGCCGGGCGAGCGGCCGCGCTACGAGGAGGCCGGAGCCTGGCGGCTGGGCGCGGTGGGCTGA
- a CDS encoding CBS domain-containing protein — MTGDSRLTARDIMSGGVHCIGAHQSLREAARMMRDLNVGALPICGDNNRLTGLVTDRDIVVRCCAEGIDPATVQAGSLAGELRWTDANAPAEEALHLMEEHRIKRLPVIDVEHGHRLVGMIAEADLAKNLSDDQIAEFVSKVYANA, encoded by the coding sequence ATGACCGGGGACAGCAGGCTCACCGCCCGGGACATCATGAGCGGCGGAGTGCACTGCATTGGTGCGCACCAGTCACTACGGGAAGCGGCGCGCATGATGCGCGACCTGAACGTCGGGGCCCTCCCCATATGCGGCGACAACAACAGGCTCACGGGCCTGGTCACCGACCGAGACATCGTCGTCCGGTGCTGTGCGGAAGGCATAGACCCGGCGACGGTCCAGGCCGGATCCCTGGCCGGTGAGCTCCGCTGGACCGATGCGAACGCCCCCGCCGAGGAGGCGCTGCATCTGATGGAGGAGCACCGGATCAAACGGCTCCCGGTGATCGACGTCGAGCACGGGCACCGGCTCGTCGGCATGATCGCGGAGGCCGACCTCGCCAAGAACCTCTCGGACGACCAGATCGCGGAGTTCGTGTCCAAGGTGTACGCGAACGCCTAG
- a CDS encoding antitoxin codes for MSMMDKLKQMLKGHEHQASKGIDKGGDAIDDRTQGKYSGHVDTGQERLKEQLGGDQPGQGQDKPPQP; via the coding sequence ATGTCCATGATGGACAAGCTCAAGCAGATGCTGAAGGGCCACGAGCACCAGGCCTCGAAGGGCATCGACAAAGGCGGGGACGCGATCGACGACAGGACCCAGGGCAAGTACAGCGGCCACGTCGACACCGGCCAGGAACGGCTCAAGGAGCAGCTCGGCGGCGACCAGCCCGGCCAGGGGCAGGACAAGCCGCCGCAGCCCTGA